The following is a genomic window from Malus sylvestris chromosome 12, drMalSylv7.2, whole genome shotgun sequence.
TATATCTTTAAGACATCTTACTGCTGATTCCTGTGGAAGCCCACTCTCTTTAGCAATAATTTCCTCGAATGTAGATAATACATCTGCCGGCATTTTTGTAGCCGAACCGGCAACGTAGATAGCAGCTCCTCCATGCCTCAACAAATCATACACCCTTTTGCTATGTTCCCGCATCCTATGTTGCACATAGACCTTGTTATGTGACTGGTCGTCCCTTGAGAAGGCAACATAAAACCCTCCACCCTTTGCTTCCGAAAGAATCCCACCATTTTCGGAATGAGATAACCAAAAGTCTTTGTATAAAaaatccttgtctttgtttctGCAGCCAAGGAAGAACATCACTGGAGCAGTTCTTGTACTATTCAAACTTTGTATGGCCCTTTCTTCCACAAATCCACGAAAAGGTGCACACCCGGTTCCAGGTCCGATGAGAATGAGAGGAAGAGATGGCGGTGGGGGAGGAAGGGAACCTTTTCGAAACCACACTGGTACATAAACTTCTTGTTTGGCATCAAGCCTTGCTAGCCAGTTTGAGCAGAGACCTGCTCGATTGCGTCCAAGGGGTGATCTCCATGACGCGACAGTCACTGTTAAGTGAACTTGATTCGGGTGAGCTGAAGGGGACGAAGAGATGGAGAAAGCTCTTGGTTTCAAAGGAGGAACCACCTGTACCAGCCATTCAAAGGGGATTTGAACGGAgggaaacttcttcaatacaTCGTTTACTGTCATCCGTTCCTTATGAATGTATTTCTGTAGAACGGTTCTACCTTCAGGTGACACTAAATGTTCAAGTATTCCCTTTTCATGTTCATCTGTTGCAAACATATGCATTACCTCAAAGAAATAGGGTCGAGGAGAAGCAGATGCAACATCCATTGTCAATTCAACAAAGGCTTTCAATTTGATGGCGGCAATACCACAAGCACCAGGAAGCTGGTTCTCCGCGTCCAAAGGATGGACGGTGATGAATGATTCAGGGTCCACATTACAACGAAGTATGAAATCGTCTACTGCAGCAGGGTTTTGACGGGGAACAACCTCAAGGAGGTCACCGACATCGTATTCAATAGCAGGTGaaacaaattcaaattccaAGTGATGCACCTCTTTATCATCTTTACTGCCAGATGATTTAGTAAGTCGTTCATTTTTCACCAATTTGAGAAAGCAGTCGGGCTTATTCTCGTCATGAGATGAGAACTTTCCTGGAGACATTTTGCGAGCCCTTTCAATGTGCAACAACGCGGCCTGATGATTCAAGTCTGAAGTGGCGGAGAATTGTGAATCCAATTTGTCGATTTCATGATACAGAATCCGAATTTTTGGTTGAGCCTCCTTAACCTTGTCATCTGGTATAAAAAATTCTGGGCCATTTGGGAAGTAGTAGTTGGGATGGATTTCATTCAACATATTCCACAAAGATGTCATCCAAGGATCCAAAACGGCTTCGTACCCTGATGGGTGCTGTTCATCTCCTAAACCTCTTTCGACGATAGGGGTTGCCCCAAGCTGCAAAAGTCTTCTGTCAAGCCTCTTTGCAACATAATTAAACTTCTGGTAACCGGAATCACCCAACCCGAAAACAGCATAATGAAGTCCTTGAAGCCATTGCCCACTTAGGTTTCTCCGCAGAAGAAAATTCCAAAATCCTTTCATGGAATCAGGAGTAACCCCCTGGCCTGTGGTTGAAACGACAAAAATTACTACAGTTCTGCTGCCCTCCTCCGCTTGAGCTAAGCAACCAGCGTCGTATCGGTCCATGGAAAGGAGGTGGACCGGACAGCAGCCTCTGCGCTCGGCTTCACGACCCACCCGCTCAGCGGCCTCTACAGCGTTTCCGGTTTGAGTTGCGTAGAGTATGAGCAGTTTCTTCGGTGTCTCCTCCATGCCTAATGAGATAGGGCCGGCTGGAATTCGATGAGTACGTACGTGGATGAAGGTAGCTGCTGCGCAGAAGGGTAATATTTATAGGGAAACCGCTAATTACAAGTTTCTTAGATAACCCCTCTGTTTTTCTTTTACGTGTTACACAAGGTTTCTTTGTTTCGTCTCCTTATATTGGTGGGATTCCAACTTTGACGCAAACTATGTCAAGGTAAATCAATCTATTCCAAGAGAATATAATGACACCTCAAGACTGACCTGAGCAAGATTTACTCAAATCCCTCTGAGCAAGTAGTATCCGCAACGCACCATGGAAGTTTTCGCAGTTTGGATTGGAGCACCATGGAAGTTTTCGCAGTTCGGATTGGAGTTCTGCTTTCAACGGACCTGTGTCCATAACCTCAGAATGTGGCTTCTGCTCCACTTGCAAAACCCGACACTTGCAAACGTTTGTGCCTATTCGACATGATGATTCATCTAAAACAAATGTCCAAGTCGGCATTTGTGCCTATCCGAGCAATTGTGGCATTTATGCAAAGAAAACAAACCACGCAAATAGGAGCGCTGATTAGTGATATATTGTAGTTGAGCCTACAAGTTACCATAAAGCATTCACAAATTCAAGAGCCACGCAATTGGAAAAGTGTGCTTAACAATTTAAGCAAAATTATATTGAATGTGTGCTGAACAAACATGTAAACAATTGTCAATACAAAGTAACTAATAATCTCAAA
Proteins encoded in this region:
- the LOC126592989 gene encoding NADPH-dependent diflavin oxidoreductase 1-like, translated to MPTWTFVLDESSCRIGTNVCKCRVLQVEQKPHSEVMDTGPLKAELQSELRKLPWCSNPNCENFHGALRILLAQRDLSKSCSATFIHVRTHRIPAGPISLGMEETPKKLLILYATQTGNAVEAAERVGREAERRGCCPVHLLSMDRYDAGCLAQAEEGSRTVVIFVVSTTGQGVTPDSMKGFWNFLLRRNLSGQWLQGLHYAVFGLGDSGYQKFNYVAKRLDRRLLQLGATPIVERGLGDEQHPSGYEAVLDPWMTSLWNMLNEIHPNYYFPNGPEFFIPDDKVKEAQPKIRILYHEIDKLDSQFSATSDLNHQAALLHIERARKMSPGKFSSHDENKPDCFLKLVKNERLTKSSGSKDDKEVHHLEFEFVSPAIEYDVGDLLEVVPRQNPAAVDDFILRCNVDPESFITVHPLDAENQLPGACGIAAIKLKAFVELTMDVASASPRPYFFEVMHMFATDEHEKGILEHLVSPEGRTVLQKYIHKERMTVNDVLKKFPSVQIPFEWLVQVVPPLKPRAFSISSSPSAHPNQVHLTVTVASWRSPLGRNRAGLCSNWLARLDAKQEVYVPVWFRKGSLPPPPPSLPLILIGPGTGCAPFRGFVEERAIQSLNSTRTAPVMFFLGCRNKDKDFLYKDFWLSHSENGGILSEAKGGGFYVAFSRDDQSHNKVYVQHRMREHSKRVYDLLRHGGAAIYVAGSATKMPADVLSTFEEIIAKESGLPQESAVRCLKDIQDAGKYHVEAWS